A single window of Mycolicibacterium madagascariense DNA harbors:
- the purM gene encoding phosphoribosylformylglycinamidine cyclo-ligase has protein sequence MSEDQTAEGGGASYAAAGVDIEAGDRAVELFKPLARKATRPEVRGGLGGFAGLFALRDGYREPLLASSTDGVGTKLAIAQAMDKHDTVGLDLVAMVVDDLVVCGAEPLFLQDYIAVGRTVPERVAEIVSGIADGCVIAGCALLGGETAEHPGLMAPDHYDISATGIGVVEADDVLGPDRVKPGDVLIGMASTGLHSNGYSLARKVLLEIDRGNLAGHVEEFGRTLGEELLEPTRIYAKDCLALTAETQVRTFCHVTGGGLAGNLERVIPNGLCAELDRGTWTPAPVFAMIAQRGRIERAEMDKTFNMGVGMVAIVAPEDTDRALAVLTARHLDCWTLGTVKKGGKGESRAQLVGQHPRF, from the coding sequence ATGAGCGAGGATCAGACGGCCGAGGGCGGCGGCGCCTCCTACGCAGCTGCCGGCGTGGACATCGAAGCAGGTGACCGCGCGGTCGAACTGTTCAAACCGCTGGCGCGGAAGGCGACCCGACCCGAGGTGCGGGGTGGCCTCGGCGGTTTCGCCGGCCTGTTCGCCCTGCGGGACGGCTACCGCGAACCGCTGCTGGCCTCCTCGACCGACGGCGTCGGCACGAAACTGGCGATCGCCCAGGCCATGGACAAGCACGACACGGTCGGGCTCGACCTGGTCGCGATGGTCGTCGACGACCTCGTGGTGTGCGGCGCCGAGCCGCTGTTCCTGCAGGACTACATCGCGGTCGGTCGCACGGTGCCCGAGCGGGTGGCCGAGATCGTCTCGGGAATTGCCGACGGCTGTGTCATCGCCGGCTGCGCGCTGCTCGGCGGCGAGACCGCCGAACATCCCGGGTTGATGGCGCCCGACCACTACGACATCTCGGCCACCGGCATCGGCGTGGTGGAGGCCGACGACGTCCTCGGTCCGGATCGGGTCAAGCCGGGCGACGTCCTGATCGGCATGGCGTCGACCGGCCTGCACTCCAACGGCTACTCGCTGGCGCGCAAGGTGCTGCTGGAGATCGACCGGGGCAACCTGGCCGGGCACGTCGAGGAGTTCGGTCGCACCCTCGGCGAGGAGTTGCTCGAGCCGACCAGGATCTACGCCAAGGACTGTCTGGCGCTCACCGCCGAGACGCAGGTGCGCACGTTCTGCCACGTCACCGGTGGTGGGTTGGCGGGCAACCTGGAACGCGTCATCCCGAACGGGCTGTGCGCCGAGTTGGATCGCGGAACCTGGACTCCCGCACCGGTTTTCGCGATGATCGCGCAGCGCGGTCGCATCGAGCGCGCCGAGATGGACAAGACGTTCAACATGGGCGTCGGCATGGTCGCCATCGTCGCGCCGGAGGACACCGACCGTGCGCTGGCCGTGCTGACCGCGCGCCACCTCGATTGCTGGACTCTCGGCACCGTCAAGAAGGGTGGCAAGGGGGAGTCGCGCGCTCAGTTGGTCGGGCAGCACCCGAGGTTCTGA
- a CDS encoding NAD(P)H-binding protein, whose amino-acid sequence MPDTQTRSLVTGATGYIGGNLAALLVERGHTVRAMARTPEKLRDAAWHDKVEVAKGDLTDPDSLVAAFDGVDVVYYLVHSMGTSSDFVKEEERSAHNVAKAAKAAGVRRIVYLSGLHPEGKLSRHLQSRNTVAKILIESGVETVVLQAGIVIGSGSASFEMIRHLTDRLPVMTTPKWVRNKIQPISIDDVLYYLAEAATADVPESRTYDVGCPDVLEYGDAMQIYAEEAGLRRRVIVALPLLTPSIASWWVGLVTPIPSGLARPLVESLEHDAVMSEHDIDGVIPPPEGGLTNYRDSVRKALQSDGTAGNGHRHLIRFSSTAPQ is encoded by the coding sequence ATGCCAGACACGCAAACGCGCTCCCTCGTCACCGGTGCGACCGGCTACATCGGCGGCAACCTCGCTGCTTTGCTGGTTGAGCGCGGCCATACGGTTCGGGCCATGGCCCGCACGCCCGAGAAGCTCCGCGACGCGGCCTGGCACGACAAGGTCGAGGTCGCGAAGGGCGACCTGACCGACCCCGACTCCCTCGTCGCGGCGTTCGACGGCGTCGACGTCGTCTACTACCTCGTGCACTCCATGGGGACGTCGTCGGACTTCGTCAAGGAGGAGGAGCGCTCCGCCCACAACGTCGCCAAGGCAGCCAAGGCGGCGGGCGTCCGTCGCATCGTCTACCTGTCGGGTCTGCACCCCGAGGGCAAACTGTCGCGGCACCTGCAGTCGCGCAACACCGTCGCCAAGATCCTCATCGAGTCCGGTGTCGAGACCGTCGTGCTGCAGGCCGGCATCGTGATCGGTTCCGGTTCGGCGTCGTTCGAGATGATCCGCCACCTCACCGACCGGCTGCCGGTCATGACGACCCCCAAGTGGGTGCGCAACAAGATCCAGCCGATCTCGATCGACGACGTGCTGTACTACCTCGCGGAGGCGGCCACGGCCGACGTGCCGGAGTCGCGCACCTATGACGTCGGATGCCCCGACGTCCTCGAATACGGCGACGCCATGCAGATCTACGCCGAGGAGGCGGGTCTGCGCCGGCGCGTCATCGTCGCGCTCCCCCTGCTGACCCCGAGCATCGCCAGCTGGTGGGTGGGTCTGGTGACGCCCATCCCGTCCGGTCTGGCGCGTCCGCTGGTGGAATCGCTGGAGCACGACGCGGTCATGTCTGAGCACGACATCGACGGCGTCATTCCGCCGCCGGAGGGCGGGCTGACCAACTACCGGGACTCGGTGCGCAAGGCGCTGCAAAGCGACGGCACCGCGGGCAACGGCCACCGCCACCTGATCAGGTTCAGCTCGACGGCACCGCAGTAA
- the purF gene encoding amidophosphoribosyltransferase codes for MTAEHIEQTENDPKEECGVFGVWAPGEDVAKLTYYGLYALQHRGQEAAGIAVADGSQVLVFKDLGLVSQVFDEQTLAAMEGHVAIGHCRYSTTGSTTWENAQPVFRNTAAGTGVALGHNGNLVNTTELSTRARDAGLIGMRGATAATTDSDILGALLAHGAADATLEQAALELLPTVRGAFCLTFMDENTLYAARDPHGVRPLSLGRLDRGWVVASETAALDIVGAAFVRDIEPGELLAIDADGVRSTRFANPTPKGCVFEYVYLARPDSVIGGRSVHATRVDIGRRLAREAPVEADLVIGVPESGTPAAVGYAQESGIPFGQGLMKNAYVGRTFIQPSQTIRQLGIRLKLNPLKEVIRGKRLIVVDDSIVRGNTQRALIRMLREAGAVEVHVRIASPPVKWPCFYGIDFATPAELIANASNSGANEDEMLDSVRRAIGADSLTYISQQGMIAATEQPASRLCSACFDGNYPIELPSESALGKNVIEHMLANAARSGMPVQVDNDNASALRRP; via the coding sequence GTGACCGCCGAGCACATCGAGCAGACGGAGAACGACCCCAAAGAGGAATGTGGCGTCTTCGGCGTCTGGGCACCCGGCGAGGACGTGGCGAAGCTCACCTACTACGGCCTGTATGCCCTGCAGCACAGGGGCCAGGAGGCGGCGGGCATCGCCGTCGCCGACGGCTCGCAGGTGCTGGTGTTCAAGGACCTCGGCCTCGTCAGCCAGGTGTTCGACGAGCAGACGCTGGCCGCGATGGAGGGCCACGTCGCGATCGGCCACTGCCGCTACTCGACCACCGGCTCGACGACCTGGGAGAACGCGCAGCCGGTGTTTCGCAACACCGCGGCCGGAACCGGCGTCGCCCTCGGACACAACGGCAACCTCGTCAACACCACCGAACTCTCGACCCGCGCCCGTGACGCCGGCCTGATCGGCATGCGCGGGGCGACGGCCGCGACCACCGACTCCGACATCCTCGGGGCGCTGCTGGCCCACGGCGCGGCCGACGCCACGCTCGAGCAGGCCGCACTCGAACTGCTGCCGACCGTCCGCGGCGCGTTCTGCCTGACCTTCATGGACGAGAACACGCTCTATGCCGCCCGCGACCCCCACGGCGTCAGGCCGCTGTCACTCGGCAGGCTCGACCGCGGCTGGGTGGTGGCATCCGAGACCGCGGCGCTCGACATCGTCGGCGCCGCCTTCGTGCGGGACATCGAACCCGGCGAGCTGCTGGCGATCGACGCCGACGGCGTGCGCTCGACCCGCTTCGCGAACCCGACGCCCAAGGGCTGCGTGTTCGAGTACGTCTATCTCGCCCGGCCCGACAGCGTCATCGGCGGACGCTCGGTGCACGCCACCCGCGTCGACATCGGCAGGCGGCTGGCCAGGGAGGCCCCCGTCGAGGCCGACCTCGTCATCGGCGTACCGGAGTCCGGCACCCCGGCGGCCGTCGGCTACGCGCAGGAGTCCGGCATCCCGTTCGGCCAGGGCCTGATGAAGAACGCCTACGTAGGACGCACGTTCATCCAGCCCTCGCAGACCATCCGGCAGCTCGGCATCCGGCTCAAGCTCAACCCGCTGAAGGAAGTCATCCGCGGCAAGCGCCTCATCGTGGTGGACGACTCGATCGTGCGTGGCAACACCCAGCGCGCGCTGATCCGGATGCTGCGCGAGGCCGGCGCGGTCGAGGTCCACGTCCGCATCGCGTCCCCGCCGGTCAAGTGGCCCTGCTTCTACGGCATCGACTTCGCCACGCCCGCCGAGCTGATCGCCAACGCCTCGAACTCCGGTGCCAACGAGGACGAGATGCTCGACTCGGTCCGCCGCGCCATCGGCGCCGACAGCCTCACCTACATCTCGCAGCAGGGCATGATCGCCGCCACCGAGCAGCCCGCGTCGCGGCTGTGCTCGGCGTGCTTCGACGGCAACTACCCGATTGAGCTGCCCAGCGAGTCCGCGCTCGGCAAGAACGTCATCGAGCACATGCTGGCCAATGCCGCCCGCAGCGGGATGCCGGTGCAGGTCGACAACGACAACGCCTCCGCGCTTCGTCGCCCCTGA
- a CDS encoding sterol carrier family protein: MAARPAADPTKTRAAVSALADWLRDDTVAPPERAVLAEAVRLTARTLPVLAPGASVEVRVPPFVAVQCISGLSHTRGNPPNVVETDPRTWLLLATGLLTVAEATARGAVQSSGSRAGEIADWLPLVDLPK; the protein is encoded by the coding sequence ATGGCCGCTCGACCCGCCGCGGATCCGACGAAGACGCGCGCCGCGGTGTCGGCACTGGCCGACTGGTTGCGCGACGACACCGTGGCGCCGCCGGAGCGGGCCGTCCTCGCCGAGGCGGTGCGGCTCACCGCTCGCACGCTGCCGGTGCTGGCCCCCGGGGCCAGTGTCGAGGTGCGGGTGCCGCCCTTCGTTGCGGTGCAATGCATTTCGGGTCTGTCACACACCCGCGGGAACCCGCCGAACGTCGTCGAGACCGATCCCCGCACCTGGCTCCTGCTGGCCACCGGTCTGCTCACCGTGGCCGAGGCGACCGCGCGCGGGGCGGTGCAGTCCTCGGGATCGCGCGCGGGCGAGATCGCCGACTGGCTACCGCTCGTCGACCTCCCGAAATGA
- the purL gene encoding phosphoribosylformylglycinamidine synthase subunit PurL: MTSGSTHEVDTVEQAATTPDQPQPFRELGLKDDEYERIRGILGRRPTDAELAMYSVMWSEHCSYKSSKVHLRYFGETTTDEMRSSMLAGIGENAGVVDIGDGWAVTFKVESHNHPSYVEPYQGAATGVGGIVRDIMAMGARPVAVMDQLRFGAADAPDTRRVLDGVVRGVGGYGNSLGLPNIGGETIFDPSYAGNPLVNALCLGVLRKEDLHLAFASGTGNKIILFGARTGLDGIGGVSVLASETFGGDESGSGRKKLPSVQVGDPFMEKVLIECCLELYAAGLVIGIQDLGGAGLSCATSELASAGDGGMAIELDKVPLRAKFMTPAEVLSSESQERMCAVVAPENVDAFMAVCRKWEVLATVIGEVTDGDRLQITWHGETVVDVPPRTVAHEGPVYERPVERPDTQDDLNADTSASIPRPSTGEDLRETLLRLLGSPHLCSRAFITEQYDRYVRGNTVLAEHADGGVLRIDEATGRGVAISTDASGRYTYLDPYTGAQLALAEAYRNVAVTGATPVAVTNCLNFGSPEDPGVMWQFSQAVRGLADGCAALGIPVTGGNVSFYNQTGTTAILPTPVVGVLGVIDDVRRRIPTGFGTEPGETLMLLGDTRDEFDGSVWAQVTADHLGGLPPQVDLDRERLLGEVLVAASRDGLVSAAHDLSEGGLMQAVVEAALAGETGCRIVIPEGFQQDGGPFTFLFSESAGRVLVAVPRTEESRFRAMCEARGLPAERIGVVDEGSDSIEVQGQFTVSLDELRRTSEGVLPALFG, from the coding sequence GTGACGTCCGGGTCAACCCACGAAGTGGACACTGTCGAGCAAGCCGCTACCACCCCCGACCAACCGCAGCCGTTTCGCGAACTCGGTCTCAAGGACGACGAGTACGAACGGATCCGCGGCATCCTCGGCCGTCGGCCCACCGACGCCGAGCTGGCGATGTACTCCGTGATGTGGAGCGAGCACTGCTCCTACAAGTCCTCCAAGGTGCACCTGCGCTACTTCGGTGAGACGACCACCGACGAGATGCGGTCCTCGATGCTCGCGGGCATCGGCGAGAACGCCGGCGTGGTGGACATCGGCGACGGCTGGGCGGTGACGTTCAAGGTCGAGTCGCACAATCACCCGTCCTACGTGGAGCCCTACCAGGGCGCGGCGACCGGGGTCGGCGGCATCGTCCGCGACATCATGGCCATGGGCGCGCGCCCGGTCGCGGTGATGGACCAGCTGCGCTTCGGAGCCGCCGATGCCCCCGACACCCGCCGCGTCCTCGACGGCGTGGTGCGCGGCGTCGGCGGATATGGAAACTCCTTGGGGCTGCCCAACATTGGCGGCGAGACCATCTTCGATCCGTCCTACGCCGGCAACCCGCTGGTGAACGCGCTGTGCCTCGGCGTGCTCCGCAAGGAGGACCTGCACCTGGCCTTCGCGTCGGGCACCGGCAACAAGATCATCCTGTTCGGCGCCCGGACCGGGCTCGACGGCATCGGCGGCGTGTCGGTGCTGGCGTCGGAGACCTTCGGCGGTGACGAGTCCGGATCCGGCCGCAAGAAGCTGCCCAGCGTGCAGGTCGGTGACCCGTTCATGGAGAAGGTGCTCATCGAGTGCTGCCTCGAGCTGTACGCAGCCGGCCTGGTGATCGGCATCCAGGATCTCGGCGGCGCCGGATTGTCCTGTGCCACTTCCGAACTCGCGTCGGCCGGTGACGGCGGCATGGCGATCGAGCTCGACAAGGTGCCGCTGCGGGCCAAGTTCATGACCCCCGCCGAGGTGCTGTCCAGCGAGTCGCAGGAACGCATGTGCGCGGTGGTGGCGCCCGAGAACGTCGACGCGTTCATGGCGGTGTGCCGCAAGTGGGAGGTGCTGGCCACCGTCATCGGCGAGGTCACCGACGGTGATCGCCTCCAGATCACCTGGCACGGCGAGACCGTCGTCGACGTGCCGCCGCGGACGGTCGCGCACGAGGGCCCGGTCTACGAACGCCCCGTCGAGCGGCCCGACACGCAGGACGACCTCAACGCCGATACGTCGGCCTCGATTCCGCGGCCCTCCACCGGTGAGGACTTGCGCGAGACGCTGCTGCGACTCCTGGGCAGCCCGCACCTGTGCAGCCGGGCGTTCATCACCGAGCAGTACGACCGCTACGTCCGCGGCAACACCGTGCTCGCCGAACACGCCGACGGTGGCGTCCTGCGCATCGACGAGGCCACCGGCCGCGGCGTGGCCATCTCCACCGACGCCTCCGGCCGCTACACCTACCTCGACCCCTACACCGGAGCCCAACTCGCGCTCGCCGAGGCCTACCGCAACGTCGCGGTCACCGGCGCGACGCCGGTCGCCGTCACCAACTGCCTCAACTTCGGCTCCCCCGAGGATCCGGGCGTCATGTGGCAGTTCTCCCAGGCCGTCCGAGGTCTGGCGGATGGCTGTGCGGCCCTTGGCATTCCGGTCACCGGCGGCAACGTGAGCTTCTACAACCAGACCGGGACCACCGCCATCCTCCCGACGCCCGTCGTCGGGGTACTTGGCGTGATCGACGACGTCCGCCGGCGCATCCCCACGGGGTTCGGCACCGAGCCGGGGGAGACGCTGATGCTGCTCGGCGACACCCGCGACGAGTTCGACGGTTCGGTCTGGGCCCAGGTCACCGCCGACCACCTCGGCGGCCTACCCCCGCAGGTCGACCTGGACCGCGAACGACTGCTCGGCGAGGTCCTCGTCGCGGCATCGCGCGACGGGCTGGTCTCGGCCGCGCACGACCTGTCCGAGGGCGGACTGATGCAGGCCGTCGTCGAGGCCGCGCTGGCCGGCGAAACCGGTTGTCGCATCGTCATTCCCGAGGGCTTTCAGCAGGACGGGGGCCCGTTCACATTCCTGTTCTCGGAGTCGGCGGGCCGGGTGCTGGTCGCCGTGCCGCGTACCGAGGAGAGCCGCTTCCGCGCCATGTGCGAGGCGCGCGGTCTGCCCGCCGAGCGCATCGGCGTGGTCGACGAGGGCAGCGATTCGATCGAGGTCCAGGGCCAGTTCACCGTGAGCCTGGACGAACTGCGCCGCACCTCCGAAGGCGTGCTGCCCGCCCTGTTCGGGTGA
- a CDS encoding M18 family aminopeptidase encodes MSSAPFDASPEGLCAFVDASPSPFHVCATVADRLRAAGFVELREADPWPGGDDDYFTVRAGSLVAWKAGEAGAPFRIVGGHTDSPNLRVKQHPDRVVAGWQVVALQPYGGAWLNSWLDRDLGISGRLSLRIGNGIEDVLVRIDDPILRVPQLAIHLSEDRKGVELNPQRHLNAVWGTGGATRSFVDYVAERADVDPRAVLAADLMTHDLTGSTLVGADRDLVSAPRLDNQGTCYAGLAAFLAAEPAGYVPVLALFDHEEVGSTSDHGAQSELLPTVLERVVLAAGGTREDFLRRLAGSMVASGDMAHATHPNYPERHEPSHLIEVNGGPVLKVQPNLRYATDGRTAAAFALACAQAGVPLQRYEHRADLPCGSTIGPMTAARTGIPTVDVGAAQLAMHSARELMGASDVVAYAAALRAFLAPG; translated from the coding sequence ATGTCAAGCGCCCCGTTCGACGCGTCGCCAGAGGGTCTCTGCGCGTTCGTCGACGCGTCACCGTCGCCCTTCCACGTCTGCGCCACGGTCGCGGACCGACTGCGCGCGGCGGGCTTCGTCGAACTGCGGGAGGCCGACCCCTGGCCGGGCGGGGACGACGACTACTTCACCGTCCGCGCTGGCTCCCTGGTGGCGTGGAAGGCGGGTGAGGCGGGCGCCCCGTTCCGCATCGTGGGCGGCCACACCGACAGCCCGAACCTGCGGGTCAAGCAGCACCCCGACCGGGTGGTCGCGGGCTGGCAGGTCGTCGCGCTGCAGCCGTACGGGGGCGCCTGGCTGAACTCCTGGCTGGACCGCGACCTCGGCATCAGCGGGCGACTGTCGCTGCGGATCGGCAACGGCATCGAGGACGTGCTGGTCCGCATCGACGATCCGATCCTGCGGGTGCCGCAGCTGGCGATCCACCTCTCCGAGGACCGCAAGGGTGTCGAGCTCAACCCGCAGCGCCACCTCAACGCCGTGTGGGGGACCGGGGGCGCCACCCGGTCCTTCGTCGACTACGTCGCCGAGCGCGCCGACGTGGACCCGCGAGCCGTGCTCGCCGCCGACCTGATGACCCACGATCTGACCGGATCGACGCTCGTCGGTGCGGACCGCGACCTCGTCAGCGCGCCGCGGTTGGACAACCAGGGCACCTGCTATGCCGGGCTGGCCGCGTTCCTGGCCGCCGAGCCCGCCGGGTACGTGCCGGTGCTGGCGCTGTTCGACCACGAGGAGGTCGGCTCCACCTCGGATCACGGTGCCCAGTCCGAGCTGCTGCCGACGGTGCTCGAGCGGGTGGTCCTCGCCGCGGGCGGCACCCGCGAGGACTTCCTGCGTCGGCTCGCCGGATCGATGGTGGCCTCGGGCGACATGGCGCACGCCACCCATCCGAACTATCCGGAACGGCACGAGCCGAGCCACCTCATCGAGGTCAACGGCGGCCCGGTGCTCAAGGTGCAGCCCAATCTGCGCTATGCCACCGACGGACGGACCGCCGCGGCGTTCGCGCTGGCATGCGCGCAGGCCGGGGTGCCGCTGCAGCGCTACGAGCATCGCGCCGATCTGCCGTGCGGTTCGACGATCGGGCCGATGACGGCCGCGCGCACCGGGATTCCGACGGTCGACGTCGGCGCCGCGCAGTTGGCGATGCACTCGGCGAGGGAACTGATGGGCGCCTCCGACGTCGTCGCCTACGCCGCCGCGCTGCGGGCGTTCCTGGCGCCCGGCTGA
- a CDS encoding Dyp-type peroxidase, producing the protein MTRRPQPVLTALTPAAIFLVVTVDDGGEETVHDAFADLSGLVRAVGFRNPAAHLNLVTGIGSAAWDRLFDGPRPAALHPFPELRGERHNAPSTAGDLLFHVRAESMDVCFELGGRVLASMAGAVTVVDEVHGFKFFEQRDLLGFVDGTENPDGPDAVEAVQIGDDDPDFAGASYVVVQKYVHDMDAWNALSVNDQELVIGRTKLEDIELPDDVKPANSHLALNVIADADGNELQIVRANMPFGTLGNGESGTYYIAYAADPAVPERMLRNMFLGDPPGNTDRILDFSTARTGTTFFVPTADFLDDPPPLPAVAAGPPAPTPPLDGSLSIGSLKGRPQ; encoded by the coding sequence GTGACCCGCCGTCCGCAGCCCGTTCTCACCGCGCTGACGCCCGCGGCGATCTTCCTCGTGGTCACCGTGGACGACGGCGGCGAGGAGACGGTCCACGACGCGTTCGCCGATCTGTCCGGTCTGGTGCGCGCGGTCGGATTCCGCAATCCCGCAGCACATCTCAACCTCGTGACGGGCATCGGCTCGGCCGCGTGGGATCGCCTCTTCGACGGCCCGCGCCCGGCGGCGCTGCACCCGTTCCCCGAACTGCGCGGCGAGCGGCACAACGCGCCGTCCACGGCGGGCGACCTCCTCTTCCACGTACGCGCCGAGTCGATGGACGTGTGCTTCGAACTCGGCGGTCGCGTGCTGGCCTCGATGGCGGGCGCGGTGACGGTCGTCGACGAGGTGCACGGCTTCAAGTTCTTCGAGCAGCGCGACCTGCTCGGATTCGTCGACGGCACCGAGAATCCGGACGGGCCGGACGCCGTCGAGGCGGTGCAGATCGGTGACGACGACCCGGACTTCGCCGGGGCGAGCTACGTCGTCGTGCAGAAGTACGTTCACGACATGGACGCGTGGAATGCGTTGAGCGTCAACGACCAAGAGCTCGTGATCGGTCGCACCAAGCTCGAGGACATCGAGCTGCCCGACGACGTCAAGCCCGCCAATTCCCATCTCGCGCTCAACGTCATCGCCGACGCCGACGGCAACGAGCTCCAGATCGTCAGGGCCAACATGCCCTTCGGCACCCTGGGCAACGGCGAATCGGGCACCTACTACATCGCCTACGCGGCGGATCCGGCCGTGCCGGAGCGCATGCTGCGCAACATGTTCCTCGGGGACCCGCCTGGCAACACCGATCGCATCCTGGACTTCTCGACCGCGCGGACCGGCACCACGTTCTTCGTCCCCACCGCGGACTTCCTCGACGACCCGCCGCCGCTGCCCGCCGTCGCCGCCGGCCCACCCGCACCGACCCCACCCTTAGACGGCTCCCTGTCGATCGGCAGTTTGAAAGGACGACCCCAATGA
- a CDS encoding family 1 encapsulin nanocompartment shell protein, with product MNDFYRDLAPVTKAAWREIEQEATRTFKRHIAGRRVVDVSDPGGPTAAAVGTGHLLDVAAPGDGIVAHLRESKPLVRLLEPFTIARVDIDDVERGSQDSDWDPVKAAAKKLAFAEDRAIFEGYEAAGIQGVRAASSNPALTLPQDPRDIPDVISQALSALRLAGVDGPYAVLLSAEVYTKVSETTANGYPILEHINRLVDGDIIWAPAIDGAFVLSTRGGDFDLQLGTDVSIGYLTHDAVTVQLYLEETLTFLCYTAEASVPLTH from the coding sequence ATGAACGACTTCTATCGCGATCTGGCCCCGGTCACCAAGGCGGCCTGGCGGGAGATCGAGCAGGAGGCGACGCGAACGTTCAAGCGGCACATCGCCGGTCGTCGCGTCGTCGACGTCAGCGACCCGGGCGGACCCACCGCCGCCGCAGTCGGCACCGGCCATCTGCTCGACGTCGCGGCCCCCGGTGACGGCATCGTCGCCCACCTGCGGGAGAGCAAGCCACTGGTGCGCCTGCTCGAGCCGTTCACGATTGCGCGCGTCGACATCGACGACGTCGAGCGCGGCTCCCAGGACTCCGACTGGGACCCCGTCAAGGCCGCGGCCAAGAAGCTGGCGTTCGCCGAGGACCGCGCCATCTTCGAGGGCTACGAGGCGGCCGGCATCCAGGGCGTCCGGGCGGCGAGCTCGAACCCCGCACTGACGCTGCCGCAGGATCCCCGCGACATCCCCGACGTCATCTCCCAGGCGCTGTCAGCGCTGCGGCTCGCCGGCGTGGACGGTCCGTACGCGGTGCTGCTGTCGGCCGAGGTGTACACCAAGGTCAGCGAGACCACCGCGAACGGCTATCCCATCCTCGAGCACATCAACCGGCTCGTCGACGGTGACATCATCTGGGCGCCCGCGATCGACGGCGCGTTCGTGCTGTCGACCCGCGGCGGGGACTTCGACCTGCAGCTCGGCACCGACGTGTCGATCGGCTACCTCACCCACGATGCGGTCACCGTGCAGCTGTACCTCGAGGAGACGCTGACGTTCCTCTGCTACACCGCCGAGGCGTCGGTCCCGCTGACCCACTAG
- a CDS encoding SDR family NAD(P)-dependent oxidoreductase, whose translation MTNTLTGKTALVTGATAGIGYAIAVQLAAEGAEVVVHGRNAERGAKTVQDIENAGGKARFVAADVSNVADVRRLADEAGDVDILVNNAGIYRFAPTVDTTDADFDDQIDTNLRAPYVLVQKLVPGMIARGGGNVVNITTVVASTPAAGAGIYGASKAALESLTKLWADEFGTSGVRVNAVAPGPTQTPGTAAFEADLIEGLGRGTALGRTAEAEEIAHVVTFVASPAASYVNGAILTVGGGGQALRPVA comes from the coding sequence ATGACGAACACACTCACCGGGAAGACCGCATTGGTCACGGGAGCGACCGCTGGCATCGGCTACGCGATCGCCGTCCAACTGGCCGCCGAGGGCGCCGAGGTCGTCGTGCACGGCCGCAATGCCGAGCGTGGCGCCAAGACCGTCCAGGACATCGAAAACGCCGGGGGCAAGGCACGTTTCGTGGCCGCCGACGTCTCCAACGTAGCCGACGTCCGTCGGCTCGCCGACGAGGCGGGCGACGTCGACATCCTGGTCAACAACGCGGGCATCTACCGCTTCGCCCCGACGGTCGACACGACCGACGCCGACTTCGACGACCAGATCGACACCAACCTGAGGGCGCCATACGTCCTGGTGCAGAAACTGGTGCCCGGCATGATCGCGCGCGGCGGCGGCAACGTCGTCAACATCACCACGGTCGTGGCGTCGACCCCCGCCGCCGGCGCCGGCATCTACGGTGCGAGCAAGGCGGCCCTCGAATCGCTGACCAAGCTGTGGGCCGATGAGTTCGGGACCAGTGGCGTGCGGGTCAACGCCGTTGCCCCGGGCCCCACGCAGACGCCCGGCACCGCCGCGTTCGAGGCCGACCTCATCGAGGGACTGGGACGTGGCACCGCACTCGGACGTACGGCCGAGGCCGAGGAGATCGCCCACGTCGTGACCTTCGTCGCGTCCCCGGCGGCGAGCTACGTGAACGGCGCCATCCTCACCGTCGGTGGCGGCGGGCAGGCGCTACGCCCGGTCGCCTAA